CAGATCTAAAAACACGGAATATAACTCAACAACAAGCATTACCATTTTAATCTTCTTTAATTTAGACGCCAGCAAGATCTATACTTTCAGGAAGTGACAGATGGGTTTTAAATCTAGATCTGAAGGTCGGAGTGGTGGTGGAGATAAGAAATGGAAGAAACAACGGCAGAGGAGTGAATGGAGATTGGCAGATGGCGGATGAGTGATCAACGAGTGGTAGACGGCTGAGGTGAGGTGATGGGAACACGACGGTGATGGAGAATCCGATGGCGGTTGTGATGTTGAATTTGACAGCGTTCTTTTTTCCCGGAGTAGATCTTCATCATAATCGATTGCTCCAGGTGCAGTGATGGTGCGAATCAGAAACGACTTTACAAATTACACAGATAGTTTACTGCCATCGAATTCCAAAAAATAACAATCCGGAAGACGACGAAGATGAATTCTTTATAAAGATCTAAAATCAAACctgatttaaccacttaaaatcgaAGAGCGACTCACCATCGTACCGATGTTTGGAGACGTTGATGCTGCTAAAGTTGGAACCGAAGCACAAAATCACCTGGATCTGTGTTATTATATAGATCTATGTGATGATATGTTAACAATTTATTTCCTCGTATGATATAAATGAAGAAATTGGAACTTTTTTTATTAAAGTAAATGAAATATTATAAGGGGATATGGATCTGTgtgataattaatatataattatattatatataattatatattataaattatatataattaataatttatatatatatatatatatatatatatatatatatatatatatatatatatatatatatatatttatatctatttatatgatatttatatttatttattaaatataaatataaataattgagTTGATGAAGCTCCTGTAAATGATGAATATACCCTCACATGTCTAGCACATGACTCAATTTAACAGAAAAAGTTAACAGTGTTCATGAACTGGGCTATCCTTGCTCCACTTTTAAGTCACAAGGACTATCCACACTCAAAACAGCAACTTTGTCTATCCATGCTggctggtacaaaccacagggactatccgcgcaattttctcaaagaaaaataataattgtgatgaaaattgaaagaaagtggtgcgagaataaatgtagttcatttattctgaccaagttaagtatatcaatatgtttgtaaaaatagcgacaagtttcttagtcgggatctgtggttccacgggtcattaaactaaatgactttagcatttacgtttacttaatacctaaaatatatcattaaactgtttcgtttaaacaaacccgtagttCCACGGCTCATTTTACTATTTACACCGAGTTATTGTAAATTAAAGCCATGCATGTAGCATTTTATTAAGCCCAAAGATCCATAATAGCCCAATGTGTAATTCATAAATTTTGTTTCATAAATGGTCCCTGCAATTTAGTCACTTTCACACTTTTAAATCTTAAGTTTATGACTGTCCCAAAACACATGTTGTTGCATACATAGTCCTTCGTACGTTAAACTGCACAGATCATCTGTTACATTTTTAAAAATGACTGTTATACCCTTTTTTATGCACTTACAATGTTCGAGAAATGCAAAATGACTATTATACCCTCGTATGTTAAAATGACTGAAAAAAGTAGACTTAAATTGCTTTCTTACAGTAAAGTATCAGAGAACTTAGTTACATCTAATGTTACATTAACCTGTAAGCTATATCACACATTCTTATGATTTTCGATATATACCTAAAAATAAGTCGATAACGCTACTGCTGTGCAAGTTCAGTACGTAAAGCTGAATCTGGTGATCCGTCACTATTTTGCCATGCGCACTGAACTTGAGCAGCATATTGCAAGTTCCATAACATGTCATCCACAGACGGTCTTTCTGCTGGGTCGTTTACTAAACACCGACTGCAGATTTGCGCCATTGTTGTTAACGATTGATCAGAACATTCGTTACGAATTGCTGGATCAACAATGTCGTTTATAGAAGTATCATCAGCTGTTATTCTGGTTTGAAACTGCTGTATAATAGACTCTACTTCCTTTTGCTTGCATAGCTGTTTCCCCAAAATCATTTCGAGTAATATGACACCAAAATCGTACACGTCATCTTTCTCTGGCTTGCTATCTCTAAATTAGGTTAAAACATAAGTAATGTGCACTGATTATGGGAAGAGTACTCAATTAAGACTTTTAAAAAGCTTATCTAACGTAATCTGCTCCAATTATATATTTACAAAGAGAAAATATACTAAATGGCAATCGTTTTTGGCTGTATATTGAAAATAAACACTAGAAGGGGAAAAAGAGAGTCAAAAGTCAACATTTTAGTATTTCACAATAAAAGTCAATATTTTGTGAAGAAAGTGTTAAATTAGTAATAAAGTGTCATAAGACAGAGTTGATATTGATAATTTGAATTGGTCTCACGAAATCTCAAATGGGATAAGACAAGAACTTCAGTTTGTTTCTAGGCAAGAAGAAATCAAATCAGTATTTAGAGAGAATGTGTGAGTTTTCAGTAAGTTTGATATGAAATCCAAATTCCAAAACACCCAAAACGAATTCATAAAGAAAGTTATTTTTGCGGTAGAAATGCAAGGGTGCAACCTTTTAATATTGGCCCCGCCCGCTCACTTGTGAGCATAGCCCCAACTATGGGGCGCTGCCGTTAGACATCCATAAGGGGCGCAACCCCATCGCTATTTCCGTGACAGTTCAAATTCTTACTGACGTGCATTTCACACTCTCCAAACCCATTATTAAGTTTAATTTGATAACCCATTGTCGTGTTTAATAACTTCTTATAAAATGCTCTTTAGTAAGTTTTTTTCTTGACCTATGAATTATGTATCATGAATTGTTTGTTGCTCACCTTGCACGGTTAGGCTCTTTGGATCTGTTGAAGTAACTTTGAATGCCATCCTGTTGAATTGAGTATAAAGTGACATCATGACGATGGTTATGATTTGACATATTAGGCTATTGAGCAAAGACTCATATGAAAAGGAGTGAAGGATGATGCACTGTTTTTCTTAAATCGACGCACCACATTTTACTCTTTGACACCTCAAATATGCACATAAAAATCTCTAAAATTTGATGCATTAGTATGAATAAAACCGGGTGCATCATCCTTTGCTCCTGGTCCTGACCCTGAACATATATGTTAAAAGGTCTCATCATGAAAAATCGTCACGTTACCTTTTCAATGTTCTGATCCAACAATGGCAATTTATAGCAGCTGATTTTCGCAACAAAATTCTGATCCAATAATACATCTGTTATCTTCAGATTATTCAAAAAGACCGCAGGCACTATACCCGTGTGAAGAAACTGGATGCCTTTCGCTATACCGATTGCAGCCGCTATTCTTAGACTCCATGGAAACGTTTTTCCATTGTTCATTCCTATTATACATCACGAGTTAGCAGGTATTTTTAAGAACTTATATTCatatcaaggttgcaaaaatcgttaCTCGGGGAGTACTGAGTCGGGAttttttagggagtactcggcaagtactcggatgttgactaagtttgactttaacCGATTTTTACCGCTTTTTGACTGATTATCCGAGTTTTGACCTattttccgagtaatcccgagtttgtTCAACTTTGActgagtttgaccaagtttgaccaacTAGTTTCCGAGTACTCCCAGAGCTGCAAAAACCGAGTACTCgccgagtaattccgagttctgcaacaCTCATTCATATGACTATTAGAAGTTTACGTCGAGTTTACCTGAAATCGAGTCCCGAAGTGTCCCTTTTGGTACATACTCGTACACGAAAAATAGTCTGCTGACACTTGAGTCGTCGAGGTAAAATTCAAAACAATGCCCGAGCGCACTGACCAAATGCTGGTGTCTAAGTTTTGAGATTAACTCTATGTGATGAGTAAACATTTGCGTACTGTGATGTCGTTTCATTTTAATGCATTGTATAACGACGTATGATCCATCCTTAAGTCTTCCTTTGTTCATCTGATGAAAAATAAGTCATGATAATAGAATTTCTCTTAACATAATGAAAAAGATTAGGATTTTTCTAAAGACAGTCCCTAGGACTGTCGTTAATGtgcataaatataaatatgttgtaCGCGGAAGTTACTATTGACTTTTTAATTACGGTTATTGAATTgcacataatttttttttaaagcaagtCTTTTTGCATGTTAACGACGGCCTATAGGATTGTCATTAGAAAAATCCAAAAGATTATTCCTCGAAGTGAAATGTACCTGACCATGAGACCCTTCACCCATGAAAGTAGACGTATCGAAGCTATTAGTAGCTTCCTCGAGTTCCTCTAGTGAAAACGTGCGATAAGGTGGAACACCGAGTGTTCCTAGCTTCATTACTCGAGTAACGTATCCTACAATATCGATTCAATAATCTTTAAACAATGCATAATACATAAAGAGTCAAAGCTCAATCAGGCTTTATGTAGTGTTTGGATGCGTCTCACATCTTACGATTTATAAGGCGTGATAGATGACGTGGCAACTTATATGGCTGCCACGTCAGCATAAAAGAGAAAGAACTTACTTGCTTCTGAAAGCCACTTTGAAGTGTAAGAAGCAGTAGCCTTTTCCGCTATTACCCTTGTCATGGGCGTTTTCAACGTCTTCTTAGCATAAAATTTAGCGAAAATCAAGATTATGACACCAAGTAATACAGCCCCGCCAATGATCCCGAAAGCAAGAGCTGCTTTTGAGCCTTTTCCGGTCTTCTGATGTCTCGGGATGGGTCCCACAGCCAAAGCTTCAGTTCTACAAAACGATATCGGTTTTTGATTTTTGGCATTGTTCGGATTGTTTGAAGTGAAACAATTGCCATCGTAGACACCATTTCGGGCATTTGAAGACGCAAGACAACTTGGCAATCTTCCGGTCAACAGATTATCAGACAAGTCGACGAATCGAAGTTCAGGATTACAAGAAAGATCCTCTAAAAGCATACCTGTAAACCTGTTCCTTTTGATATCTAAATGAGTTATAGATGGTAAAGATAGTATAGAAGACGGGAATGATCCAACGAATCGGTTTAAAGCTATGTCTAGTCTTCGAAGTTGATAAAACGAATGTAGTTCTTCGGGTAGACTATTGGTGAACTTGTTGTTCCTTAACACAATGGAAATGATTCTTTCAGTGACCATAGGGAACTCGGGTCCGAATGAATTATCTGGAAGGTCAAGAACTTGAAGGTTTGTCAAACTACGAAGATCGGGCACTTGGCCCGTGAAATTGTTGCGTGAAAGCATAAGAACCCGAAGATCAACCAAACGCCCTAAAGATTCGGGCAATCTCCCGTTTAGTGAATTGTTTTTCAAACTCAAAACCGACAAACGGGTCAAGAAACCTACACGGGCCGGAACCCGGCCCGTGAAATTATTGTCATCGAGAACAAGTGATTGGAGATCGGTTAAGTATGTGATTTCGGGTGGGATTGCACCGGCGAAGTGGTTTGAGGTAATGTTAAGTATTTCAAGTGACGAAAAACGGGAAATTGTTGCGGGTAATTGTCCCCATAGGCCTAAAGATACCAATGTGAGGACTTTTAAGCTTGGAAGATTAACGAGCGTGGTAAAAAACGTATCGATAGAGAAATCTTTAGGCAATGGAGGCGCTTTATCGCTATTGATTATGTGAAGTTGTGTTACTATATCTTCGTAGCAGACGATGGTAACCGAGGAACTTTGAACTGTGTTGCAGAAATCAGTTGCATTATTCCAGCTACTAAGAACAACAGGGTAATACAAAAGGTTTTGAATGCTTAAAAGGGTTTGATCTTGAGAGGCATTATATTGGTTGGAACATAGAATTGGTACAAACAGAATAGCAAGCAGTACAACTGGTGTTAGCCAATAATAAGTAGTCCTTGACATTGCATTTAGAAGATTACAAGATTCTTGTCTACTTCCAAGACCTAAAAACAAGAACAGATTTTTATCAAAATTTTGGATGAATTTGAAGAAATGAAGACTTTCCCAAATCAAGAAACAGTGATTAATGAAATGGGTAAGCCTTAATTACACAAATGATATCTATCATGTTCAAGAAAATTCATGGTCAAAGATTCATACATGAAAGTCAAACATCATGCATATGATTATGATGCAATATGATTGCACAACATAAAACAAGCAATTAATCAAACACCCATAGGAAAACTACAACATTGTTaagtaaaattaaataaaaaatactcATAGATGAGAATATAATTAGATTGGATTGAAGGGTTACCTCTTAAATTTGAGTGTACCTGAAGCAAAGGTCTTCACACTTTAAGATACTAAGTTTGAAGATGAAGCCTAGTTGGTTCAAGTGAATATAAATTCTTTTTCAGGAAAATTAAGATTTAAACTAAATTAAACCCACATGATTTCATGTGCATAAAAAAGACAACAACTTGGGAAAAATATCATGGAAACAGAGGAAACAGAGTCTCTTTAAAATGAAgtctaaataaaataaaatatatttgaCTTCAATTTCAATCTAAAATGACAATATGCCAATTTTCTAAATTCAACACTTACCATCATTGCTTTATttctatcaagaatacattttcatgAACAATTTTCAATCTTTTTTAATCTTCATGGAAAAAAAAAGGCTTATTTTAACATTTTTACTCACACagctaagtgttcttcaaaaagtTACAAACTTTAAAAAAGGTGAAGACATGGAGATGAAAAAGATCAAAGATTCTTGAACTTTAACTCCATCACATTCATATGAGTGAGTGTTTAATGCACCTGCAGAAAGGCTGCAATGCACACTGTGTAGTATatctatataattttttttttaacgaaaaatttagcatcgaatactctcatttgcgatCCACCCACGCTAGGTAGAAAACTTGAAGGATtgacccgggttgcttggcaactaatcgaggAAAAATTCTGGAGAAAATCTCCCCTTATCGGAATTGAACCcgagttgcttggcaactaatcgcgaatTCCCCTACTAAGGCTTGTAAACCACTCAAGCAATACATCGGTAGTGTGTAGTATATCTATATTTGCTGGGGAAAAAGATAAATAGGAAAGAACACATGTTGATCACGAATTTACCTTTTCTTTTTTGTTTTCTttcacaatttaatttaatatgtcATATGTCATTTGTGactgtaataatttattaatatttttttgaGGATACAAATATGTTGCTCATATTTTATGTGTCGCAAAATCAACGATGTTGTAACCATATCTTTTATATTCTAACTTATTACTTATTGGAAATGAGAATCGGCGTATGATGAGTTATAAAGAGTTGTAAAATGTATAGTACTATTATTGAGGAGATGAGATGATTTATAAACTAGTACTATAAAAATTAGTTATTCTATCATTAATTATGTTTTAACATTGTTGTACTTGAAGTGGTGACTCTACATTGTATTCCGTGGGGTCACGGAACATCACTATTTCAAAAAAAATTTAGTAAAAAATACCATATAAATTCTATATGACACTACTAAATTTAACTGTAGGACTTTATATATTTTTTGAGTTTATAGTTTTTCAGTTAAATTATATAGGACATCACTAAATGTAACTACTCGAACCTtatatattttttgaatttgtAATTTTTTAAAAGATAAATAATCACTAAAATAACATTAAAATATAATTAGTAATGAAAAAAATTTCGAGGACCCCATTGAATTTTATTTTGATCCTAAAATCGACACTGCGTACTTGTACATAAAGTGATATAACCATCTTAAATTAGCTCAATGATCGGAGACCTAACATTCTCATAAGAGATCTCATTTTTGAATCGTGTGATACTCGGAAAAGGTAAAAAACGATCTTGTGATTCTTTTCACATTAGCATATAAGTATTCACTATAAAGTCAACATAGAGTCACCATAAGGTATTAAATCCATAATTTTTTGGACCTTCATACGTTAGTTATCATGTATTAATGCGTACAGAATTTGTTTAAAATTAAGATTTCGATATTTTTTTATGGTACGATATATCTATATGTGGGTGTCATAATCTAGACAGCTATGGATTTCTAGTATATGGTCATGTCTACTGGTGATACTATGTTTTTCTATGTGCAATCTGTCTTTTTCTCTGTGTTtgtttatcaatttttttttcctttttatttatatatggaaatggaaatggaaattagAATATATAAAGGCCAAACCGTCTTAAATTTAATGGTTATGAAAATTAAAATGGGCACCGAATCATATGAAAGTAAAATCACACTAAACTATAAACTAATTTTATTAAAATGCATCTTGTATATATAAGTATACTAGTTTaaagacccgtgaattcacgggtttgttaaacaaaaacatataaaaaatcaAAATAGAAAGCAGAATCATAAGTCATAAGTTCAATTCATTTAAGATGACAATTTGAACCTATTAATGATGTATATCTATATAAGAACATCATAAGAACATGTCTTCTAAAATACTTCTTAAAGGATTCACTATCTTTAACATATATTACTATAAATTTGAACCTTAATGAAGTAAATTATCAACAATGCCAAATTGCAGCAGCCCATTGTACAAAACATAACTCCATTAGATCGAACTTGTACGCATTAGATCGAACACACAGCTTCAAATTCTTGGAATATATTTACATTTAATCGGAAAATTCAACCATACGCATGAAATGTGTCAAAAATAATATAGTAAAACAAACATCAACGCGAGTCTCGTCAATCTTACGGTCATTTTCAAGCAAGAGAGACTCTGCACTGCAGAAAGAATGCTATCAGATAATAAAGCAAAATGACATAGTACCAAAAATCCTTTTTCTTTGCTCTATTTTTTTAGAGGTGGAGGATGGACAtacagttttttttttcttctttttttttttgacgGCGAATTTGCATaagcggatcatttatttcaacgactctcatcatttgcacctacacacgctagaaggaaactcctacccgggttacttggcaactaatcgcgggacctgggttgcttggcaactaatcgcaggaaattggagagaaaaccttccgcccccaggaattgaacccgggttgcttggcaactaatcgcgggcccTTCCACACTGAGGCTTGATACCGTTGAAGCAAACGTTCGTTGGTGATGGACATACAGTATGAGCTTACTAAAATAACATATTCTTGGGTTTCGCTTGATGGAGTCAAGCAGTGGTAATGGATCCACGAAACTATGGATACATTTACAACACTAATTGCATACTACTTTGGTCACTTACTGACATAGGCACAATTTCAAGAGTTTAACATTTATAGGTAATGTACAGCTTCGTGAATGAAATTGCCAATCGTGGTCAATTTTATATTGATACCACAAATAAGTTTTCTATCATATTGATACTTATTTCGATGACTAAAATTGCCAATACcctccaaaatcgccattgacgcggtacgttatctctggtcccattgcgtggtattgacatctatatgatacacgtagatgattttgaatgcaacgtctttcaaaaatatgccatgaatgactccatgtaatgtctttttcaattagcaaatacacagctgaAGCATTatgtaatacttgagaataaacatgctaaaaaatgtcaactaaaaggttggtgagttcataggtttatcataaataatgatttcagtaatagtattagaccacaagatttcagtttaaagatgattgataccaaatatatcaatctaaaagtgttgctacagttaggggtgttcataatatccgaatccgaatccgTCAGCCGAATAATCCGAAAATCCGAtctgaaagtatccgaaaaatcggatatccggattttcggatatccgatttttcggattcggatttcggatggcaTTTTTAAAaaattcggatattcggatatccgaatatgcGAAATTACATAAACTTTGTTACCTAACACAAATCTAAAAGGAATAAAAGGAGGGTTCTAGTTACCAAAAAGTAAAAACTTTAAATACCCCAGATCTAAAACTTAAAAAATCGGTGGGGTTTTTTCTATCTTCTTTTACAAGAACAACAACATTTGGTAGTAGAGGAATTTCTAGCAATGGAGAAACAAGAATATGCAATTGTTGATACTTCTAAACTGCTACAAACAGCTTCTAATTTATCATTTGATACTGGTTCACTAACTATATATGATGAGTcttctaattttaattattaagtttGCACTGACCTGCTTTCATTGTTATTCTAATTGTTAATTTTGCTAATCGATCGGAAGTTGTTTCGAAGAACTTTTCTGCTTCTTTCCCCCTTCATGTTAAAATAAAGTAGAATTCTATATATGTATATCCTCTTATTTGTTCTACCCATATTATTAAGTAATTAGTCCGTAATATTTGTGTTAGTAGTTTAATAACTTTTCTTCAAGTTTGTTGTTGAAATCAAGAGATACATATGAAATCCAATAAAaagttcggatattcggataatccgatatccgaatccgaaattttggattcggatatcggatggccaAATCCactatccgatttttcggatatccgaatttttggatatccgattttgatcACCCCtagctgcagtttgtaatatcgcgactaaacaaaagttaccccgtgacaccttgtacagtcagtgtcgttgaatcattattatgtaaccaaaaaccaacggtcaaatggttagagacgttactctcaatagcgctattcacaataattaagcttgcgtttcaaagtagcaattaacgatattacggtgagaATTTAGCATGACAAAACATGACAGCATAAtaacagttgagtacttgtgtctaaacgtaaaacagttataaaaatagcgcatgtattctcagcctaaaaatatagattgcaaaaacaattaaaaagggagctatgaaaactcacaatactgtatttcgtagcaattatgcatataacggcactgaacaagtgcagggttgaccttggattcacgaacctatatcaagtttatatatattaaaacctatattTTTAATCGAACGATTATATTATTAATGgtgtaattgttattttaatagattatatgtttcattatatactttagatagataattaggtattaaaaatgttaatgtagttttgttatatgtattaaatatctttttatataactattacttatttattataataatatcaataatgataaataaaaagttgtatttgattataataataataatagtaatactaatgatgataaatATTATAgtaataaatatcataataataataataataataataataatgttaataataaaaataatgataatttaaataataataataatgataataatagtaaaaataatgataataataataaccttaataataataataataataataataataataataataataataataataatagtaatagtaataataatcttaatattaatattaatgatgataatagttataatagtaatacttatgttaataataataataataataataataataataataataataataataataataatataataataataataataataataataattgtaacatcccgcgtttttccgttaaatttatttttaa
The window above is part of the Rutidosis leptorrhynchoides isolate AG116_Rl617_1_P2 chromosome 1, CSIRO_AGI_Rlap_v1, whole genome shotgun sequence genome. Proteins encoded here:
- the LOC139865945 gene encoding probable inactive leucine-rich repeat receptor-like protein kinase At3g03770 produces the protein MSRTTYYWLTPVVLLAILFVPILCSNQYNASQDQTLLSIQNLLYYPVVLSSWNNATDFCNTVQSSSVTIVCYEDIVTQLHIINSDKAPPLPKDFSIDTFFTTLVNLPSLKVLTLVSLGLWGQLPATISRFSSLEILNITSNHFAGAIPPEITYLTDLQSLVLDDNNFTGRVPARVGFLTRLSVLSLKNNSLNGRLPESLGRLVDLRVLMLSRNNFTGQVPDLRSLTNLQVLDLPDNSFGPEFPMVTERIISIVLRNNKFTNSLPEELHSFYQLRRLDIALNRFVGSFPSSILSLPSITHLDIKRNRFTGMLLEDLSCNPELRFVDLSDNLLTGRLPSCLASSNARNGVYDGNCFTSNNPNNAKNQKPISFCRTEALAVGPIPRHQKTGKGSKAALAFGIIGGAVLLGVIILIFAKFYAKKTLKTPMTRVIAEKATASYTSKWLSEARYVTRVMKLGTLGVPPYRTFSLEELEEATNSFDTSTFMGEGSHGQMNKGRLKDGSYVVIQCIKMKRHHSTQMFTHHIELISKLRHQHLVSALGHCFEFYLDDSSVSRLFFVYEYVPKGTLRDSISGMNNGKTFPWSLRIAAAIGIAKGIQFLHTGIVPAVFLNNLKITDVLLDQNFVAKISCYKLPLLDQNIEKDGIQSYFNRSKEPNRARDSKPEKDDVYDFGVILLEMILGKQLCKQKEVESIIQQFQTRITADDTSINDIVDPAIRNECSDQSLTTMAQICSRCLVNDPAERPSVDDMLWNLQYAAQVQCAWQNSDGSPDSALRTELAQQ